From Punica granatum isolate Tunisia-2019 chromosome 1, ASM765513v2, whole genome shotgun sequence:
TGGAGGCCTCAAACTTGACTTCGTAGACAACCTTCTCAAGCCTGTCAAATATGATGTCGCCCTCGATCAGTGTGTACTTGCAAACAAGGTTCTCAGAGTCGAGGGTGTCGATCCTGTGCTTCAAGTGCTTGAAGGGACCACCTGTcacaatataaaatatatgcagATAATTAAGGGTGCATCTCATATCGAGATCATGTAAAACTCCAACAAATTGTAATAAGATTGGGAACAAAATTAATATCAGTTGACAAACCTTCGGGGAAGGTGGTCTGCTTGATGCTGCCAGCGCCTCCATCTCCCTCAACGAACTCAATGCTCTTGATGCCTTGAGGCACGAGCTTGGGGATGATGTTGTGGGAGTCGAGGATCAGAGCCTTGAACATCCTGGCCGGTGCGATCGGGGTAGTGAACTCTTGGGTGAAGCAGATGACACCCATCTTCTTTTCGGAATTCGGAAAGGAGGAAATGGGAAGTACTAGTAAAGATTGTTTAGTTGGATTGGCTAGAGTTGCAGAACTAGAGAGGGTAGTGCTGTGTGGAGACGAGGAAGAGCCCTCGGGGGTATTTATAGATTGAGATGTCAAATGAGGAAACTGAGCCCTTGGGTGGAGATGCCTTTCAAACCATATCAAGTAAGTTTGACGGTCTTCATTGGCTGTCCATGACAGCATTTCTAGTTCCAcatggacaaaaaaaaaaggaataaaagaaaactagaaaAATCAATGTTAGTGGATTCGAATATTTGGcgcttatttttcttaaataaaatctcaaGTTAGAGTCGTGTTAGTGCGCCGATCCGACTTGAATATGGATTATGCGAGACCCATTAAGTTCCCAGATACCAAGCAATGCAcacttggaaaaaaaaaaaagaaaaaaaacaaagcaagaaattctattttttttattttttttgtcggTATATACCATGGTATCCAAAAATCCAATAGACCCCCACCAATTCAGTTCGAGCATGGAGGCCCATTAAGGAGTAAAGCTCTCCCAATTAATGATTTTCTCATTTCACAATATTCTAACCCGAGATCTTACTTAAGAGGAATATGCGTCGAATCATTTGAATCAATCTTTATTGgtaattcaatttttctatTGTATTTTCTTACGAAGTACGGGATCaatgtacttttttttctagatGGTCAGGGCGACGCGGGCCTTTGAGAATTCAGTTTGCTAAGAAGTATTTTCTTAAAGTCAAATAATTAGTTGTCAAAATATTCTAAAGCATATTAATTGTACTTTCACCTGCCACGATAAGTGCAATCAAGTCCGTCCTCCACTCCTTCTGCTTGGAGTCTGGAATGAAGATCAACCTAGAGAAATCAAAACTGATATTCTCTAAAAACACATCCACAAGCCACCGCCAATAGACTTGTTTTGCTTTTAACATTCAAGAAACAGATGACCTTGGTAAATACATTGGCTTCCCCATTGCTCTCTCCCCGCGCAAGGAAAAAGACTTCACTTTTTTCATCGACAAAATTCGAGCAAAACTCGCAGGATGGAAAGCTAGCACGTTATCCATGGCAGGCCGGGCACTCCTTATCAACACCACTTGAGCTGCAATCCCATCCTACTTCATGCAATGCACCCGTTTCTCCCAGGCAACCCTTTCTACCCTTGATCGAATAAATAGAAACTTCTTATAGGGTTCAACATCCGAGAAAAAAAGGATTCATCTTGTTTTTTGGGAAATTGCAACCACACCGAAAGTCATTGGTGGACTAGGGCTACCTAGAATGAACTTCCGCAACAAAGCCTTGCTTGGAAATCTTGTATCCAGAGCATCATCCTCAAGGGAGCCTTGGGGTCTTTTGTTGCGTCACCAGCATAATACTCTCAACCCATCACATCTGCATCAAGGATCTAGTAACTGGAGAGCCTTGCGAGCGGGTAAGGTAATATGGGAGAAAGGTAAAAAATGGCTCATTGGCAATGGCGCATCAACTCTCTTCTGGTCTGATCATTGGGTGGGAGCTAAGACACTCGGAAGCATCATCCACGGCCCCCTACCTGCTCAAGAAGAAAGCAGACATGTGAGCTCCGTCCTAAAGCCTAACAAAAACCGAgacttctcttctctttcctttGATATGCCATAGGACATTAGACAGACAATTTAGGGCCTCCCAATAGGTCTTAATCATGACATCCCAGACTCTATCATTTGGGGCTTTTCACATGATGGCCAGTTCATGCCTACCTCCTACAATTTGATCGCCTAGCAAATACAGAGGAAAGTTGGGACTGGATATGGAAGTGCCCAACCCTTCCGCGCATCCAGTACTTCACATGGTTGTGCCATAAGGAGAAGATCCCCACTGCCTCCCTACTTACTCAGCGTGGTTTATCCATTGCACCTCACTGCCACATCTATCCTTCAGATCTGGAGACAGTGGACCATGTACTACGGAGTTGTCCTACGGCTAACTTCTTTTGGCAACAAATGCAGATTCCACGCTCCAAGCTGGGCACATTCACTGCTCCAATCAAGGAATGGCTACATTACAACGTTACTTCCTCTCAACCATTGCACTTACACATTCCTTGGGGTGTATTATTCACATTCGCTATCTGGCACCTCTGGAAGAATAGAAACTCCCAAGTTTTCTCATCAAAACCCCTCCGCAGTAGCTTGATCGATCTTATCATTCAAGCTGCAGCTGAATAGTGTCACTCAAGCGAAGCCTTCCCCAAAGCCTCGCTTGACAATCCATGTCCGCTGGGAGGCACCTCCTGATGGCTACTACAAACTTAATTCTGATGGTTGCCCAATAGGAAATCCAGGTATCGCTGGAGAAGGGGGACTCATTCGGGATTCCTTGGGCAAATGGGTCGGGGGATTTTGTATGAACCTCGGACGCTCAACAAGCCTCATTGCAGAGCTTAAAGCCCTACGACAAGGACTGATCATGGCTAAGGACTGAGCCATCAGCAACTTGATTGTAGAGCCTGATGTTGAATTGATCTTAAGCTGGGTCTGGGGAAATTCAAGCAACAAGGTGCTAATGAACTTGATTGATGATTGCAGGGGCCTGTGTCGACATTTGATGTGATCATTCCCAAGCATACCTACAGGGAAGCTAATAAATGCGTTGATCATCTCGCCAATCTTGGAGCCGAGCAACTTGATGATCTTGTGACCTTGCCTCTTTCCCCTCCTTCCATTAGGCAGTTTTTATTTGATGATATTAGGGGTTTTCCAACCCCCGTACTGTAAGCGCTATATGCACGAATGATTAACTTTTAATGCATTCtattttcaccaaaaaaaaaattgtactttctaataaaaaattttggattcgattggcaATATTGTCCCTTCCTTTTTACCACTGAGCATTTGAGTCCTAGTTcactatttttattaattttctttaaatataaGTTCCAATTCTCACATGAACATATTTAGTAACAGTTTCCTTTAAATTTTGTACACCTGTGTAAGTTACAAGTTTGTATAACCTACAAATTTATTATGTAAATGCACTCAAACTGAAGAATATGTTTTTGAGAAATAATTCGAGGGAGTACTTGCAAAAGATGTGCACATGATAATGTCATgttgttttaatttattttgggATGCAAGACGTCTGACTCCTCCTGTTTCCAGATAGTCAACAGTTGAGGGCTTTGACAACTTGGCGTGCTAAGTAAACGTATTCATAATATGATGATTAAATTTAACGATTTGGTCCCACTAGATATTTAGAATTCaacgattttttttccctctgaAGTCTTAAATATGGTTGTGTTCCCTTTTCTATTGCAAAATCTCACAGCCATGCGTTTCCACCTAGTTGATGGATAAAATTGTACATGGAAGTGTCACGATATCACCTAAGTGTGTCAAGGATATTATCTCCCAATTATGAGATCTTTCGGCAACACTGGAAGTCCTCACCTAAACAGTGCATAGTGCCACGGGGTCGGACAACTGCAGGACTGACCAGCAACCTAATATGGAATGGAACGGTCGAAATTGATGATTGATAAGGCTCGCAAAATTAGCCGCTGAGGTTCTTTCCACTATTTTTCTGCCTTAACCCAAGGAGGCCCAGCGCTTGAGTTTCGTGTAAAGGGTCGATAGGCACGAAGCACTTCCGAAAACAGCGAAAAGATAAAAGGTAGATAGATACGAATCActtctagaaaaaaaaatcgtgaaAAAATCGGTGGGCACAAAAATCTTCCAGGAAATTAAGTACGATAAAAATCAATGTGATAAAAACGAGTAAAATAGAATTTGATTGTATTGCGTGCTTACAAAATGATTACAAACTGAGGCCCTGTTTactttgagaaaaaattttaatattttgaaaaattttcataaaaaatagaaaagcgTAAAATATGTGTTTAAAtgaagaatatttttttttaaaaagagagTTTTCTAATTCCCTAAAGTCAAAGCAATTTAGAGAAGtacttttaataaattttcaattttcttttctttaattggaaagtgctttattaattatttttgtcctttttaattatatcaattataCTCCTTTTTAATATACAAATTCAGTGAGAAAAAATGGAAAGCGGGAGCACTCCTGGGAATCCCACGGAGACTAATAGCAAATGGTCttcggaggaggaggaggatctGCTTGATCGGAGCGTGACACGAGCGAAGAATGTGGAGGGCGGACGTTCTGAGACAGTACAAGAGGATGGTAATCATGAGGAGATGGCGGAAGGAGGGATCGACGAGCAGGAAGGAGGCCAGGAAGTCGATTATCGGAGTGCCTTACTGGGAAAGGGTCTTGTGAGAAGGGTTGCTGCTAGGATTCCAGCTATCCAAAGGGTTCCTCCTGTGCTGAGAGTTGAGGACAGATCGATGGTGGATTTCTCGAATAAGCTCTGCCCTAGGATTCTGGTCACGGAGACTGAGCTTGAGCAATTTCGAGCACCCTGGAGGGGATCTCTGATCGTTAAAGTGTTGGGACGAAGTGTCAGTTAAGCCGTTCTCAAGAGGCATCTTATTCAGCTCTGGGCCCCGAAGGGAGATATGTCTCTTACGGATCTACCAAAAGACTTTTTCATTGTCAAGTTCACCAGTAACGAAGACAAGGATTTTGCGCTCTATGGTGGACAATAGCTAGTATTGGGGCATTACTTGACGATCTGTCAATGGGTTCCTATTTTCTTTCCCAGCAAGGCGAAGATCGATCGGGTTGCAGCATGGGTAAGGGTTCCGAATCTCCCAATGGAATACCAGAACGAGGTGCTGCTTAGAAGGATTGGTCTTGGACTTGGCCACCCGGTCAGGATAGACCGTAACACAGTAAACTCAGTCAGAGGGAACTTTGCAAGGATTTGTGTCGAAGTGAACCTCGGGGAGCCCTGGTCAGTGGTGGAAGTAGTAGGTGTAATTTACCGAGTGGAATACAAAGGACTAAATCCTATTTGTCTCAATTGCGGGAAGGTAGGGCATAGGTGTGAGGCTTGTCAAGATGATCAAGCTGATGGTAAAGATGCCACCATACGACATAAGGACGGCGAGGATGCAACAAGGCAGGAGGAAGTAGAAGTGCTGAGAAGTGAAGTGCAGGTCGACATGGAAGGTCACTCGAGGGCTGCCGACGTAGCGGCGGAAGCCAGACTGGTGGCGACCAAGGCTGGCCCTGGCCCCTCCGAATTTGGGCCATGGATGATTGTACAAGGGAAGTCGGCAACTCGAGGAATTACCAAAAAAGCAAGGGGAATAGTTCTGGAAAGGGGGTGACAATTCAGGGAAATCATACCATGGACGGATCGCGGTTTGATGTACTTGGCAATGGAGAGAATGTAGAGATTTTGGAAGGTAACCTGATGGGAAAGTCTGCTCTAATGGAGACTGATATGGAAAGACGTGGTGTGAGGTTCAAGCCCCGGAGCTTTAATATGGGAGTTTCTGAAGTAGGTGAACCCAGTTTCCGAGCAAGAGGGCAAAAGAAGGCCTGGGCCCAATCCAAGGACAAAGGATCCATTATTATTAATGAAGGGAGACTGATAAATCAAGTTCCCATTAGACCGGTAGGGATAAGCCCACATTTTTGATTTGTAGGCGGAGTACGGAGGTTGGTCGATTCAGAAGCCATGCTAGTAGAGGAGCAATCGAAGGGGAGTGAGACCGCAGTTCGATCAGAGGGATCAGGTGTCGTAAATTTTAATTCTGTGATCCCGGCGTCTCTTGATCCGGACCCGGACCCAGGGAAAAAGCTCCCATGTGCTGAGGCCGAAAAGGTTTGGGATGGTGGTACCGGTGTGGAGACGACTCAGTTGAGCGATCAGATGGAGGAAGTTGTTCCTGAGACAGTAGCTACGGAGACTACGGAAGTGTGTCCCAGCATGGGGAACTTCCAGACCTTGCGGCTTAATGATCCACCACGTGTGGTTGGTTCTCTTGTTCCTTTCTACGTATTTATTTATGCGAATATTTTCATGGAACTGCAGGAGGGGGGGATGTCATCGTTTCAAGACAGTTTTGCAGGATTATCTGCGGCAATCTCGACcagatattattataattctaGAGCGGAGGATCAGCGGTGTAACAGCGAAGGGAGTAGTGGCAAGTTTTTGGGATTTATCTTCCAAAAGAATTGCTGTGGAATCCCAACACAGTCATTATCTCTAATATTACCTGGTTTTCACAAGCAATTCATTTTAAAGCGAGATGGGGAGGGAGATGGAGCTCGTGGCTCACAGCCGTGTATGGACACCCTACAGAATCAATCTGATGCCAATTATGGACTGACCTCAAGTACGTCGCAAGGGGAATGAATGAAGAATGGCTGGCTCTGGGggattttaatgaaattgcaGCAATTGAAGAAAAGATAGGAGGTGCTCCCTGCAATCCTATGGCTTGTCTTTGATTAAGTGAAATCTTAGAAACCTGTAATCTTGTGAATCTTGGAAGGGGGGGCCGAGGCTCACGTGGGTAGGTTCACAGACTCGGTCTGGGTGGTACAAGAACTTGAAGTGGCCACCTAGAAGGAATTAGCATGACTGAATTTAAGGACACAGTATTATGCTAATCTTAATATCATGGACATGTCAATTTGATTACTGCTCGTTTTGAAACCAGAATCTATTACGAGATAACCTTTCGGGAAGTTGGTCTGCTTGATACTTCCAGCACCTCCACTGCCCTCAATAAACTCGATGCTCTTAATCCCTTGAGGAACCCAGCTTGGGAATAAGGCTGTGGGAGTCGAAGATCAGAGCTTCGAACATCCTCCCTGTGACGCGCGGTGTGGTTTTTAGGCCTCCGCCACCGATTCGTGTATTTTGTTAGTCACGTGACCTGAGACCCAATCAGGATTGGAGTCGCCCCTACACCGTTTATTTGACCTGTGAGCCACTAGGTCACCCACGGGGTAAGGATACTAACCGCCTAAGAATATAAGTTTTGATTCTGTTTTTCTAACCAGATAAATGAGTCTGAGAGTTTTGTTACGATATTAGAGGCTCACAAGCCAATAACTTGCCCTTTCAATGCCATTCTTGGCTCCTAATAATTCTAGCACTTTTTATTCGTTAAAGTCAAGATATTTAATCTTAGAGTCGAGTCTATATTCGCGAATGCATAAGGGAATTAAAGAATGAATTACAGAATCCGCACAATACATGTGTTTATACACATTTATACAGTCCGACTCTAAAGATGGGCCACATATTTGGgccaagaaaaatgaaatggacCATACCTTCAGACCAATCATACATACATGAGTTATACATTCAGGCCAATATTCATACGCGGGCCATACATTCAGGCCAATCATTCGCACAATAGGCCAAGTGGGCCTAAAAATGGGCCTAAGGCCCGAGAAGAGAAAATGGGCCTAAAGCCCCTAACTTAGAAATCTAATCCTTATGTTTACACATTTTATTCATGattttgtgattttatatGATTTGTATGGCtatttttacatgaattagCCAATTGATCCCCGAAATTCTATTAAAATGATCATAATACCTCAAAGTCGATTTGATCTTTAATGTGGATCCTAAGACTCGATTACGGGGCTTTATTACCCTTAATCCTCGCGACACGTGTCAATATacattattattcatttttaacCGATTTATATTCAAAAGACCgattattatttcaattaagTTGAGTGGTTGACTTTAATCCGGTTTAAGAAACCCCGAGTCCTAAAGACCCACCCTCAAGGTCCCAAAAACCTTCCTAGGTCCTAAAACTCCTAATTAAATCACTAATTAGCCCAAACCAATGAATTGGGCCAAGTATACATGATCATTACAAATTAACATACAATGTTCACGGTTTGACCGATTTCAACTCGACTAGGCACATACAAGTTCGGCCAACACTCACAAGGATGATTATCAACATTAATCAAGCCTAAAGAAATTCAATTAGACTCGATTCGACTTCGACTCCTAAGGTTGAAACACTAATTAAGT
This genomic window contains:
- the LOC116192440 gene encoding pathogenesis-related protein STH-21-like → MGVICFTQEFTTPIAPARMFKALILDSHNIIPKLVPQGIKSIEFVEGDGGAGSIKQTTFPEGGPFKHLKHRIDTLDSENLVCKYTLIEGDIIFDRLEKVVYEVKFEASSTGGCVCKMTSEYHTKGDMELKEEEIKQGKDKAMGLYKVVEEYLVANPDVYA